DNA sequence from the Daphnia carinata strain CSIRO-1 chromosome 8, CSIRO_AGI_Dcar_HiC_V3, whole genome shotgun sequence genome:
TTCTTCTGGATTCCACCGTGGAGATTGAGCTATTCTAGTTGATGAAGCCCACGCCATTGTTTGCATGGAAGAGCAATAaacgaacaaagaaaaaaaggagaaataaaTTTTAGGCTGTCAACATGGCGATCATCACCTACACCTCGCCCCCTCATCACTCTGCTACACCGCTCGTTTGGTTATGAAAACAACGCTTGGAAACGGTGCACATGTTACACTTTAGTGGAGTGAAGTTATTAGAATTTTTCTAAATGAGCGACAGGGTAGcgtgcttttttctttcctttttgcgTTTATCCCTTGAAGCCTCCTTATTACTGTTGTTAATAGCGAAGTCGCGTTGCGCAGGAGTTGTAGCAGACTGGTAGCTAATTTGTGTTAGTTGAAAGTTTCGAGGCCTCCAACtgggagacggcgatggattTGATTTAGAAATTCATGTAAATAAATTTCCTTGTTTCCCTAAGATTAGCTAAAAACACAAAGAGCTTAAGATTGTTACCGAATCCAACGTAATACttctacatttttcttcttccattggcAGAGGtcatctttttaaatttttcatggaaaaactacaaaaaagaataaataatcagaaaattaaaatttcacGAAAAACTCGTCCATGGTAATCGCCCAAATGAAGCTACTCATTTAAACGATAGGATTTGCAGGTAGTAGTTGCAGCCGCCTTCGAAATGCTTTCGAAAGCCAAAGCAAACGGATGAGGTTTTTCCCAAAATCCGTTCATCCAAAACAATTCTTGAAGCATATAATACGCATGAATTGTCTTCTAAGTTCCAAGAATAATCAAACATGAACGTAATCAATCCTTATTTGCAAGACAAGGAAACTATTGCCACGAGATTTTCTTCGTCGTGGACGTTGGTGGAGATTTGTGCTGGTTAGTTTTCGATCATACATTCAGTACGCCTTACCATGAATGCTTTAAATCTGAAGAGGAATCTTCCGTGTTTGCCGGAATAAAACATGCTAATGATTGCTGTTTTAAGAGTTACATGTCCGTTTTCTAACCACTTTATTACAAGATCTTTTCGTGGTGTACTGAAAAAGTTtctgttccagtgttcatattgaatttcttttacgaTTTCGATTCATCAGCGTTATGGTTTCACGGAGTATTCTTCCAATATTGTGCTGTTaacaatttttacatttaGATAATATTACTTTTACTATGGCTCAAATGCGCGTGGAATTGGGGATTTTAAGtgacctttttaaaaaaaaaatttcaatgctTCAAACGGCAACGAACCCTATATGGCCTAGAACAACTCGAAAGATGCCGAAAACTAAGAATTTTTGTACTGTACAGTGCACACCCAAACATGATAGCTGACCATCTCTTCCATGACCATCGCTGACCGGTCGCTACTGTACGTGGGAAACACGAGCGTGGTAGTCAACGAACGATAAGCtccaaaaggaaaagtaaaaaaaaaaaaaaagaatatgaaaataaCTAACGAGATCAGTTTCATTAATCTAAAAATCAGCCTTATTAGATATTCGATAAATCACCGAGCAGGGGTGTTCTGttgctttttcgttttgttttataatgAGAACAACCCTAGTATTTTGTAACCAAAAATGAGTCAAAACgcattaaaaagaataaaaataatttttaaaaaatggcaaaaagggtaaaataaaaaagacggTAAAAATGAAGGATTTATCGACAACAACAAGCCTCCATAAAGTCAATAGTTGACTAAAATCTGTGAAGGTAATATTAAAATGAAACATTAAATAATAAGGTTTgaacaaggaagaaaaaatattacctCGCGGTATTCGttgagaaataaaattcaatgcACAAAGCCTTTCACTTTTAAAACGAAGTAACTACAGACTTCGGATACCTGTCGCgtgtatcaattgtatttcgagtttaaaaaaaaataataaaaaataaatctgaaaTGGCTCAAACAGATGGAGTACACAGGAATGAATAGCGTCATTTTTCGCTTCCTTTAAAACGGTTGATGATAGTGCTGGTTATGTTGCTGCTGTCCCATATTGTGCTgcatttgttgttgctgttgtatCATCTGTTGGTGTTGTAATCGAACGGCTTGCTGTTGGGCAGTATTTGGCATGGCTCCTCGAACGAACTGGTTCGGCTGTGCTGTGTTCATTTGCATTCCCCCACTTTGCATAAATGGTGGTCTCATTGGGGTAGTATTCATTCCACGCCCCTGGGGTTGCTGATGTTGTTGCATGAGAATCATATTGCCTTGCGGCTGCGTTTGTTGCATGGGAAAATTTCCACCTGCTGAAACACGGTCAAATCGGAGTTAGGTGGcaggcaaaatgaaaaaaacatgaaagtaaaattttataaaaaaaaaaaaataataataataataataacagcaAATGAATAAATAGACAAATAAATGATGAGAAAACCTTGATTGAAATGTTGCCCAATCATTCCCTGCTGCTgaggctgttgctgctgtgttGGTTGTGCTTGTGCTTGTTGTTGTGGGTTGACGAGCTGTTGCATACCGGGGGCACTACTTTGAAACatattgaaattttggttCAGATTTTGGTTCAGATTCTGGTTCATTGGCGTGTGTATATTAGCAAAGCCGCCAGGAGCCATTTGCacttgttgctgttgttgctgctgctgctgctgttgttgtggtggctgctgctgctgcggctgctgttgctgtggtTGGGGCTGTGTTTGCTGAGGACCTTGCTGACCAAAAACATTACCCCCGGTATGTTGCTGCCGCATTTGCTGGCGGATAAATTGCTGCTGCCTCTGTTTATCTACCATCGAAATGCCAGCAAACTGTGGTTGACTGGCCCCTCCAGCTCCAACGCCTCCTGCAATTCGGGCATTGTTAGCCATAGTTCCTCCACCTCCTGCCGTGGGCTGGGCATTTGGTACTGCAACAGGATTCGCACCAGAAGGATTGGAAGCAGAAGCTGGCACAAACTGTGCACCAGGATGCCTCTGCCTCAACATATTGCTCAATGCCTGGCGTGACTGGGTTCCCGGTCTTTCGGTTGGAAATCTGGGGCCAATTGATTGTTGGGGAAAGAAGGCAGCAGATGTGGGCACTGTTCCTTGTTGAGAAGCAGGCGGAGCTGGCGAAGTGTAAGCGTTCCACTGTGGTGGTGGCTGCGAAGGCGGATACATTCCAGACGCCACTGGACTCTGATAACCACCGACAGTCTTGATAATACAATACGTCATGTAATTGGAATAATTGCATTATTATATATGAACATTGAAATACCGGCGGTGCTCCCGCTACCGTTGCAGCTGCAGcagcggctgctgctgctgccgcacCTCTTCTGCCTCGCGGTCGACGTTGATTCGTTTTCTGGCCACGCTTAGTTCCTCCCCTCGGTGATTGGTCGGACATGGGCTCCGTTTTGAAgcaaatttcttcttttggaaTGATCTTTTCTACTACTGGAGGTTCTAAATCTTCCGGTGGAAGGAGGGGATGCTCCAGATAGTAAGAAGCTGGTTTGTGTAGAGCATGTGTGTGATGACGTAAGAGCCGCTGTACTTCCTGGTGGCGGAGGGGTTTCCTCTCAACACGAACAGCCCCAAACCAAGCCCAAGACAGTGGGGCAACTGTTTTGTGCCCTTCCAATATCTCCCAAGGAGACACTCGTTGCTTCTCATGGAGCCGATGGCCTTGCTTTTTGTCATTACTATCAAAGCCACTGATTTTGTTCCCCTGCGACAAACATGGATATATGGAAATTGAATTGACTATCTTGACCTTGTTAGGTGATGAGGTGAATATTACGTACCTTGATATCAGTCAGAGTTCCATACGGTTCACACGTGACGAATTCGCTGGCTAGCTTGGGCAAAGGAAGAAGCTGCTTGATGCATTGGATGGATGGAGAACTTTTGCGTTCagctaattcttttttcagcttcttaATCAGGAGCGGGTAGTACTTGCGACTGTCTTCGCCGCGTTCCGATTGGCCATCGGTGACCAGCGTTGAATGAATCAATGTAGCTAGCATATCTTGCAATGTTGCAAAGAGTTCCGTGTTATTCGACAAATCCACCACTCCAGCCGTTACTAGTTGAGTTAACAGGATTGCCCAGTCTATGACTACTGTAGGATTACGCAAAATGGAATCAAACAAACCtggaaacaataacaaaaaacaaagaacccaaatgagcaaaatgaaattgaatacacTACCAGTAGTGGAAGTCACTTGAAACCAGCGAATAACTGCTTAAATTCAGAACTTACCGCCCACAAGACTAAACCGCAATTGCAATGCTTCTAACATAGCCTGCCGAGCTTTGACGTCTTCACCGTGATAGAAGCGATCTTCTTTAGGCAAGAAAATGAAGTGTGACAACTGAGAATGaagtgaagaaagaaaagcttcGCGTTGTTCGTCTTGTCCTTTGAGGCATGTCATCACAAGCGAAAGAAGAGGTTCGTACGACAGCAACGATTTGGAACGGAGTGCAGAAGTGGTGTTTGGAATATTCCGCTCCTTATCTTTTCCCTTGGAGGGCGGGCCCCAATTGCACATTTCCAGCACCTAGTATGAATACGAACCATTGATGAAGAAACAGTTTCTGAAAACTTCTTTGCAGCTACGTGATTTTCGATTACATCcccaataaataaaaacaacagttttttttgttacctggCTTGCCACTTTAAGAATGCGTCCTTGAACGGAACCGGGTAGCTTCGAAACTAAAGGTGCAATTAAGGAAATGGAGAGATTCGGTTGCGTTTTGATCGGGATTGCCGAAAGTGAAGAAGACGCTGTAGCCGCTGACTCAGACCGCTTTTTCAAAGCACTCGAACTTCCGCCTTGATCAGGGTCCTCTTTAATGCTTGGCGTTGTGGATAACTCGAACACGTCAAGCACGGCGCGGGCTATCGCTTCTAGTAATTGATTCATGTCGGCGGACGACGTGCCGCCACTGCCCACCGTCGTCAGCTGCTGGCACAGCAGTTGTAGATCCAACCAAGCAACTCGCAATCGCCATTGATCAAGGCTTTCCAAGACGCGATTGACGACCTAGATAGGCGAGGAAATTTACATCCATATGTTTGCATCGTAATCATTTTTAAGAGCTTAAAACTGTTGGATCCGATAAAATGGGGATGACTTTGTTACACGACGATAAAACAGCcagttttttcttaaatatacTGTCAACTTCCACCGCTTACCTGACGATAATCTTGGTGTTCATTGTTGGTGTGTTCGTCGGCAGCCGTGGCACCTGAATCAGGGCGACTAATCATTTGGAGCAAACGCTGGGCTTGGCGCAAGCTTAAGCAGCTATCGAGAAGGCCATCAAGTTTGAGCAATTCCTCTGGGTTTTGCAGGCAGCGTTGATGAACCCAAGGCTGTGAGCATATTTGCCTCAGCACGTATCTGGCGTAAGAAGCCAAGGGTACGTTTTCAGTAGCGGTACCAAAATTGCTGCGACCACCACCGACTCCAAAGTTGCTCGAACCAATGTCCATGTCTAAATCGCCGCTCCATGATGTGCCCAGAATGTGCGAAATGCTGACTTCGTTGCCCATAGCGTTACCACCTCCACCTAATCTGTTGCTATTGCTGTTCATGCCACCGCTGTTGCCAGTCGCGCGGCTGCCTTTACCTATTGCAACCACAGAGTTTAAACATTGGCTTACGCAAAATGGACAACAAGGACGAATATATCATCAATTTGTACAACTGGTACTGTTACTATTACCTTCCGGTGGCACTCGATCTGCCAGCACAAGGATAGCTTTTAGTACCGCTAAGACGGGACCAACTGATATGCTATTATGCGTAGCCGCCAAGAGATGCCGATCGCACGCCAGTTTGACACCCAACGCAGAAGAGGTGACGTTTTGTTGCAGTGTGTGGTGGGGTGAAGCATTCACACTGTGACTGCTGCTGCTATAACAAGCAGGATGGGGGGCATCAGATGTTTTGAACAACCTCAAAACAAGGTGGCAAGTCAAACGGGCTCCGGCTTCCGCTTCCGGATCCGTATCAGATCGACCTCCTTCATTCCAGATTTTCACTAACGAAGGAACTCCAACGTAGAGCAAGAAATCCTGAAGACCAAAGCAATGGCGTGCCAAGAGCACCGAAAACAAGACAGCTAAATTGTGATGGATCGAATTATCCTGTCGTTGAGAATGAAGCGTAAATGTAAAACGAACCAAATTTTTTATAAGGAGAAGCAAATTGTAATGGGCATCTCACCTGAACATCAACCTGTGTCAGGACATCCATATAGGTAGAGGCTGAGTAGCAGAGTGTTGTCAACACTCCTAGCCATTCAGCAGAGAGTGCAGAGCATCCGGCAGTTAATTCAGCACAAAGGAGAGCAATGTCATTGAGTTTGTCGTTGTCAACTTCATTGCATACGGCTACGACAACGTTGCAGACGAAGCTGTAACGCAACTGTGCAGAATCTGATAACTGGCGTAAAATATGAGGTTCGGGCTTGCGGCGTGGACTGGTTATGTAGTCCTGGAGAAAATCCCGGTTTAGCGGATGAAGGGACTTTGGCAACGACACGACAGGGGCGAAAATGGTTTGCTTGATTTTTGGGTAAGCATTTGAGAACGCAAACACTTCGCTGCCAGTATTCAGAGTCACCCCACCACTACTGCGACTAGAAGATGAATTCGAATTGGCAAGCGATGAATCCAACTGACCATTTTTAGCCTGCTGTCGAGAAATACAGATTGAAGTGGTGTCCACACTATGAgtgatttaaaacaaatactTTAAGAAAGGAGCAGCAACTATACAAGTCGGACAAATACGCTAGGATGCAGCGTTCAGCTGAACTGCAATCGGCTGGATTCGTAACATGCTTGACAATGCGGCAGAGTGATTCAAACGCACTCGCAGTGGATTCAGGCGATAAGAGTAGGCAGCAGTGAAAGCGTCGGAGTACTCCAACAACATAGAGACCCACATTGGTTAAGTAGCTGCGGCTTAGGACAGAGTTTCTTTGAGAAAGCAATAGTTCCACCTCAGGAAGTTctaagacaaaaagaaaacttggtTCAATCTAGTTCTTCGAGCTCAAAAGCTGGTAAAATGGTTACCTTTGAGAAGTTGTAGACACAGATCTACAAGTCCACTGATACTTAGAGAGACTTCAAAGAGATCGAAGAGAAAAGATACATGCTCCAACACAGGCAGATAGCCTGCTCCTCCAACGGTGAAGCTATTGATCATTTCCATACAAGTGGAGGCTGCCTGAGCAGCTACAGCATGGCGATCAAAGTACGATAACGCTAGGAAGCGCTGCATGCTCAACTCGAAATTAAACTCTAGACGTGATGAGTGTTTGCGGGATTTAGACGAGCCAACAAAAGCTCCGACACCCCCTGCTAGATTGGTCCCTTCAGTTTGAACGTCAATAGCTAGCTTCTTATGAAAGAGGCGGCACATTTCCTTGGAGACCTTTTTGACGGCGTGCCGGGATTCCTCGCGTGCCTTTCCTACTCCATACAACAAAATATGTCGCTGGTTACAGTCGTGTGTTAAACTGTCATCCTAAAACGTAAATTAACGGAACTTTGGATTGGATGGTCGcattaaaaaatttagctAAAAAGTGCGCTTATTTTTACAACGCTTAAAGCAAAATGTACACATAGCATTTACAACGTTCATCAACAATTGATTATTAGTAAGATTGCTATCCTTTTGTCGCTCTGttcaaccactacaactaaATAACAACTAAATTCATTGTCCATTGCACCTTATTGTTCGGATGTGAATAGAGCCCATAACGTGTTCTCACCTGAGGTAAGGGAAAGTGGGTCGTGAATAAGAGATGCCTCGATTGGCGTTTACCCTCCTTTTCACCACGGACAGATTCGAGTGCGCTATGATTTTCATCTTTGGGAGAGTCCGGCGTGTCCTGAAACGAATGAGGTATTACTGATGAAAAAATCCTTCaatgttattattttaattgaaattgttGTTAACTATATTGTGCTAAAACCAACCATAACGATTTGTTGTTCCTCTTTGATGTGTTGCAATAGCTTTCCTAGGTCATCATCAATTTTGCTGTCGTCCATTTCGCATCGTAAATCATTCATGCTTTGAAAACCCGTTAAGCTGCTCATTCCACTGCTTGGAGTGCCGGCGAAATGACCAGTTGCTGATGGGGTTACTGTGGTTCCATTGTGGCACGGTGTAACTGACAGAAGGTCGCCCCGCGAAATTAGGGTACACATGTACATGTCATGAGAGAATACATCATGCTTGATAAGTTCATGGAACAGATGAACTAAAGAAGCAAAAACTGTCCGATTACTATGCCCTGGAACGGGTTCATTTAGCACCGGGGCTTCGGAATCGAGAAATTTCATCAAAAAACCCTAGCGATTTCAAAAGTCATTTTTtcaagaataacaaaaaggcagaaataaaaaaaatgcacctGATAAATCGGTAGCAAAGCTGAAATTGCGGAAGAGCTTTCGTCTGTATCATTATCGTCTGCTCCAGCTCCATCAGTTTCTGTTAAAGTCACCAAATCTGATTGCCTCTTTTCTAACAGCAAAGCAGCCGCAATGGCCCTATGTTCTCCAGAGCGTTGATCACTAACTGCCCATTGGCACAGTAAGCGAACGTAGGGCTCGTCTTGTTTAGCGAACTGATCAACTTGCTCAGCAGTTGCATGATCAAGGCTTCCTTTGTTTCCACCAATCGCAGGAAATAGTTTTGAATACAGTGAATCGATACTGAAACAAGAGTACTTTATCACCAAATTGGGTAAATACTTCAGGTGCAATAAAGTGGTACAAGCAGTACATTATTCCGAAGAAATAACGTTAAAATCttcgaaaaaatgtttttttcttaagaacAAACGTCTATAACAATATCGATAAGATAAGCTCAGCTGTACTGCGCAGCTCACCTGTGAGTTGAGTCGACACGATCAAAACTGTGAAGATCCAATGCTTCGAGGGCATGAAGCACACGTGCTGTGACCATACCAGTCTGCGGCTGACACTGTTGTTTCTATTACGTAAAAGTTTAATAAATTAAActtaaaacaaatatttccAGGTTGAAACAAACTTACTTTAGTATTACAGTTTGGCTCAATATTACGAATAAGTTTATCTAAAGGCCAACGTGCCTCAGCGGCTTTGCTACGTTGCTTTATACTGTTTTCGGAATCTCGCAACATTTCGCGGACCTAGATTGTTTTACAAGAaaatatcattaaaaaaaaaaccttttaaaactgaaaaacGTCCGTTGTCAGTCAAATTAGAGCCGTACATGATCGTTCGAAAAACGTGGAGCCATAGGCAACGCTGATGGCGGAAGCGGCAACTGATCCAGAGGAGATCCAACCAAATGAGATGACATCTTTCCTTCCCCGGCATGGTTCCACACTAACGCCGTCGGACAATGTAGAACGACTGCTTGAATAATGGCCGACATCTGGATAAGAACGCTCCTATGCTGGCCACAATTGCCTACGTCCAGCGAAACTGATCCTTCATTGCTTTGATCGTTCGACAGGAGGGGAGATATTCTTCTACACACCTAACAGCAATATGGTTAGACATTAGGATAGCTGCTAAATGTATTAAATTGGATAGCTTTTCCCGAGATACCTGAAAAACAAGTTTCCGACTCAGAATTTCACACTGCGTGAATTCCTCAACATACTGTAATATCATCGGAACAACAAACTTGAGAAGACCGTCGTCAcatgttttgcatttttccaaCATATCTAGTTGCCACTGTAAGAAATCCTGGCATTCAAGGAGACCTTCCTACAAAGTCATTGAATACCTATTATTGAAACATTGgcaagaaaaattgttttagaTACCTCAAACATGACTTTGCACAGCTGCTGGCAATAATTGAACTGTCGAAGTGCAAGTTTCTGTTCATCAGTCATCAGAGGGCTGCCATTATGATATGCTGTAGCATTGGAAGCAAATGCAGCCTGGGTCGCTCCAACATTTACTGATTTTTGATAGAAATCTTGTAGTTTCACTATTTGTTCCTTTAAAAACCTGACCAATGTACTGGTCCACTCTACACAAAGATGAAAATGGATAACCTAAAACCATATGATATTATAATCTTTATTTTCTACCTTGAGAAGAATCTGGAACTTGtcgttttttcattttggcttCAGAAATCGCAACAGAATAGGCAGACGTCATTTTAATTAACCATACAGCTCTAGACATTGGAACTTGATATTCACTAAGTTGGATAAAAATTTCCTCTTTCTTGTTGAATATTGGCACCTTATCAAACGGAAATATATCATGTgctgtcaataaaatttttgatGACTAGGCAAAAATTAATGTAATTACTCTTTTGCCTAGGTTAATTAAAGGCTTGCTGCCTGCTAAATCTTTAAACCATGATTCGATGAACATCTTTGACTTTGGAGTAACATTatgaaaattttctttagggtTTATTAGCTGACGTTTTCTGCCAGTATCAGGCAACATGTTAATTTCCTGTTTCTTTGTAAGTACACCATTAATGAATGTTTGAACCTAGTTGACCAAAAAATTATGGGACATTGCAAAATctgaagattttgaaaattgatAATTAATGATACCATACTTTGGACACAGAAAAGTTGTGACTTTTGGCAGAGCCATACTCCTCCGATTGATTCAGATTTGGTGTATGAGAAAAACCTTGTTTCACATTGACGGGAGTCAACTCATCCTAAAAGGCATAGGAAAGTTCAATTAAGTACTGTCATTCTAATTGTATACAGCGTTCAATGGCTATCTCCTAATTGATAACGATTGCACCAGTCATTGGGCAAAATATTGCCACCGTGAAACACTTGGAAAGTAATACCTCTTTTTGTTTGGGATCCTGTGGGTAAACATCGGGCGGTCCCAATCGCAATTTCTTAAGAGGACGATTCTCCATTGATAAACAAGCCATTCCTAGTCTTGTTTCAAATCACGAGTTATACGCGTGTTCCTCACCTAGCAACCCATGCGATattgtaaggaaaaaaaaaaaacagaacagcTTACAAGATGTCAAATATTTGTCCTGGGCCACAAACTACGAAGCTAAGACTACAATCGGCTATAGCCCCCACATAGGACATGCGCCTCCGTTGCCGTTTGGTGGCGCGTCGCTTGCTTTTCGGAACTTAACACATTTTCCCCCATTTTCCTAGTGATCTAATCACACACTGTAGCACATACTATTCTTCTTCTAGCTATTTTACTAACTAGGTTGTGTATTAataggggagaccggacccatcttggGACAGTTTCGGTTTTACCCGATTCTTTACCATCCCGCTTACGCGAAATTTCGAAAacttgtttgaaaatgaatttggaACGTTTTCGACAaatcctgaattttttttcaaagctgtTATGTAAGTTCTTTAGAATTTATAacgatttttatttaacgGTGAACTCGGACCGAATCGGGGTGACTCTGgatcagacttgccgcgccaatcaattttccgatcgcgataggcgatcatttttacc
Encoded proteins:
- the LOC130688093 gene encoding mediator of RNA polymerase II transcription subunit 12-like isoform X2, which translates into the protein MACLSMENRPLKKLRLGPPDVYPQDPKQKEDELTPVNVKQGFSHTPNLNQSEEYGSAKSHNFSVSKVQTFINGVLTKKQEINMLPDTGRKRQLINPKENFHNVTPKSKMFIESWFKDLAGSKPLINLGKRVPIFNKKEEIFIQLSEYQVPMSRAVWLIKMTSAYSVAISEAKMKKRQVPDSSQEWTSTLVRFLKEQIVKLQDFYQKSVNVGATQAAFASNATAYHNGSPLMTDEQKLALRQFNYCQQLCKVMFEEGLLECQDFLQWQLDMLEKCKTCDDGLLKFVVPMILQYVEEFTQCEILSRKLVFQVCRRISPLLSNDQSNEGSVSLDVGNCGQHRSVLIQMSAIIQAVVLHCPTALVWNHAGEGKMSSHLVGSPLDQLPLPPSALPMAPRFSNDHVREMLRDSENSIKQRSKAAEARWPLDKLIRNIEPNCNTKKQQCQPQTGMVTARVLHALEALDLHSFDRVDSTHSIDSLYSKLFPAIGGNKGSLDHATAEQVDQFAKQDEPYVRLLCQWAVSDQRSGEHRAIAAALLLEKRQSDLVTLTETDGAGADDNDTDESSSAISALLPIYQGFLMKFLDSEAPVLNEPVPGHSNRTVFASLVHLFHELIKHDVFSHDMYMCTLISRGDLLSVTPCHNGTTVTPSATGHFAGTPSSGMSSLTGFQSMNDLRCEMDDSKIDDDLGKLLQHIKEEQQIVMDTPDSPKDENHSALESVRGEKEGKRQSRHLLFTTHFPLPQDDSLTHDCNQRHILLYGVGKAREESRHAVKKVSKEMCRLFHKKLAIDVQTEGTNLAGGVGAFVGSSKSRKHSSRLEFNFELSMQRFLALSYFDRHAVAAQAASTCMEMINSFTVGGAGYLPVLEHVSFLFDLFEVSLSISGLVDLCLQLLKELPEVELLLSQRNSVLSRSYLTNVGLYVVGVLRRFHCCLLLSPESTASAFESLCRIVKHVTNPADCSSAERCILAYLSDLYSCCSFLKAKNGQLDSSLANSNSSSSRSSGGVTLNTGSEVFAFSNAYPKIKQTIFAPVVSLPKSLHPLNRDFLQDYITSPRRKPEPHILRQLSDSAQLRYSFVCNVVVAVCNEVDNDKLNDIALLCAELTAGCSALSAEWLGVLTTLCYSASTYMDVLTQVDVQDNSIHHNLAVLFSVLLARHCFGLQDFLLYVGVPSLVKIWNEGGRSDTDPEAEAGARLTCHLVLRLFKTSDAPHPACYSSSSHSVNASPHHTLQQNVTSSALGVKLACDRHLLAATHNSISVGPVLAVLKAILVLADRVPPEGKGSRATGNSGGMNSNSNRLGGGGNAMGNEVSISHILGTSWSGDLDMDIGSSNFGVGGGRSNFGTATENVPLASYARYVLRQICSQPWVHQRCLQNPEELLKLDGLLDSCLSLRQAQRLLQMISRPDSGATAADEHTNNEHQDYRQVVNRVLESLDQWRLRVAWLDLQLLCQQLTTVGSGGTSSADMNQLLEAIARAVLDVFELSTTPSIKEDPDQGGSSSALKKRSESAATASSSLSAIPIKTQPNLSISLIAPLVSKLPGSVQGRILKVASQVLEMCNWGPPSKGKDKERNIPNTTSALRSKSLLSYEPLLSLVMTCLKGQDEQREAFLSSLHSQLSHFIFLPKEDRFYHGEDVKARQAMLEALQLRFSLVGGLFDSILRNPTVVIDWAILLTQLVTAGVVDLSNNTELFATLQDMLATLIHSTLVTDGQSERGEDSRKYYPLLIKKLKKELAERKSSPSIQCIKQLLPLPKLASEFVTCEPYGTLTDIKGNKISGFDSNDKKQGHRLHEKQRVSPWEILEGHKTVAPLSWAWFGAVRVERKPLRHQEVQRLLRHHTHALHKPASYYLEHPLLPPEDLEPPVVEKIIPKEEICFKTEPMSDQSPRGGTKRGQKTNQRRPRGRRGAAAAAAAAAAATVAGAPPTVGGYQSPVASGMYPPSQPPPQWNAYTSPAPPASQQGTVPTSAAFFPQQSIGPRFPTERPGTQSRQALSNMLRQRHPGAQFVPASASNPSGANPVAVPNAQPTAGGGGTMANNARIAGGVGAGGASQPQFAGISMVDKQRQQQFIRQQMRQQHTGGNVFGQQGPQQTQPQPQQQQPQQQQPPQQQQQQQQQQQQVQMAPGGFANIHTPMNQNLNQNLNQNFNMFQSSAPGMQQLVNPQQQAQAQPTQQQQPQQQGMIGQHFNQAGGNFPMQQTQPQGNMILMQQHQQPQGRGMNTTPMRPPFMQSGGMQMNTAQPNQFVRGAMPNTAQQQAVRLQHQQMIQQQQQMQHNMGQQQHNQHYHQPF